The following coding sequences lie in one Flavobacterium sp. 20NA77.7 genomic window:
- a CDS encoding sodium:solute symporter, whose translation MQPITILLFFLSYFIVLFGISYFMNKKSGSSNDTFFKANNKSPWYLVAFGMIGTALSGVTFISVPGAVEANQFAYFQFILGNAIGFIIVATVLLPLYYKLNLTSIYTYIEQRLGYFSYKTASFIFLLSRTIGSAFRLYLVVLVLQNFVFNTFGIPFWATVLISLGLIFAYTYKGGLKTIIITDTLQTLFLVSSVFFTIYFVCDSLDFGFSEAIAKINDSNYSKIFFFEDFIGSGQHFVKQILGGIFVTIAMVGLDQDLMQKNLSCKNIKEAQKNMFTFTGIFVIINLFFLSVGALLYLFATKNSIPVPVLDGAVRTDLLFPEIAFNHFALVPAVVFLLGLTAATFATTDSALTALTTSFCIDFLGMEKKEETKNTVKTRHLVHIGFSLAIFLVILIFNSLTNQSVVKLIFKVASYTYGPLLGLFAFGILVKNRSVKDKLVPFICVLSPAITFLISINAGIDAEAPKLIPYAFAEELIIVNGLITFIGLYLISKKSV comes from the coding sequence ATGCAACCAATTACTATTTTGCTTTTTTTCTTATCCTATTTTATTGTTTTGTTTGGAATTTCGTATTTCATGAACAAAAAATCCGGCAGTAGTAACGATACTTTTTTTAAAGCAAACAATAAATCACCATGGTATTTAGTGGCGTTTGGCATGATTGGAACGGCACTTTCTGGTGTTACTTTTATTTCAGTTCCAGGTGCCGTAGAAGCCAATCAGTTTGCTTACTTTCAATTTATTTTAGGAAATGCAATTGGTTTTATTATTGTTGCGACCGTATTATTGCCTTTATATTACAAACTTAATTTAACATCAATCTACACATATATAGAACAAAGATTGGGCTATTTTAGTTATAAAACCGCTTCTTTTATATTCTTATTAAGCAGAACAATTGGTTCGGCATTTAGATTATATTTAGTTGTTTTAGTATTGCAAAATTTTGTTTTTAATACATTCGGCATCCCTTTTTGGGCAACCGTTTTGATAAGTCTAGGGCTTATTTTTGCTTACACTTACAAAGGCGGATTGAAAACAATTATTATTACAGATACGTTACAAACTTTGTTTTTAGTAAGTTCTGTGTTTTTTACTATTTATTTTGTTTGTGATAGTTTAGATTTTGGATTTAGTGAAGCCATTGCAAAAATTAATGATTCTAACTATTCTAAAATTTTCTTTTTTGAAGATTTTATAGGTTCAGGGCAACATTTTGTAAAACAAATTTTAGGTGGAATTTTTGTCACCATCGCAATGGTGGGATTGGATCAAGATTTAATGCAGAAAAATTTAAGCTGTAAGAATATCAAAGAAGCTCAAAAAAATATGTTTACGTTTACAGGAATTTTTGTAATCATTAATTTATTTTTCTTGAGCGTGGGTGCACTATTGTACTTATTCGCAACAAAAAATAGCATCCCAGTACCAGTATTAGATGGTGCAGTGAGAACCGATTTGTTATTCCCTGAAATTGCATTTAATCATTTTGCATTAGTACCAGCAGTTGTATTTTTATTAGGCTTAACTGCTGCGACATTTGCTACAACAGATTCTGCTCTAACTGCTTTAACCACTTCATTTTGTATTGATTTCTTAGGAATGGAGAAAAAAGAAGAAACAAAAAACACAGTAAAAACAAGACATTTAGTTCACATCGGATTTTCGTTGGCAATATTTTTGGTGATTTTAATTTTTAATTCGTTAACCAATCAATCGGTTGTAAAACTAATATTCAAAGTTGCATCATATACATACGGACCTCTTTTAGGTTTATTTGCTTTTGGAATTTTAGTCAAAAATCGTTCTGTAAAAGACAAATTGGTTCCGTTTATTTGTGTATTATCACCAGCAATAACTTTTTTAATTAGTATAAATGCTGGAATTGATGCAGAAGCTCCAAAATTAATTCCGTATGCTTTTGCAGAAGAATTAATAATAGTAAATGGCTTGATAACTTTTATTGGATTATACTTAATAAGTAAAAAAAGTGTTTGA
- a CDS encoding CoA-binding protein, which yields MKTLVLGATTNKERYAYKAMQSLINKTHQVVAIGTKEGMALDVKIETTKFPFTGIDTVTLYLNPKNQEEYYDYIISLKPRRVLFNPGTENPKFYEILKQNNIEIEVACTLVLLATNQY from the coding sequence ATGAAAACATTAGTTTTAGGTGCTACCACAAATAAAGAAAGATATGCTTATAAAGCAATGCAAAGTTTAATTAATAAAACGCATCAAGTTGTAGCAATCGGAACTAAAGAAGGTATGGCTTTAGATGTTAAAATTGAGACAACTAAATTTCCATTTACAGGCATTGACACCGTTACGTTATATTTGAATCCTAAAAATCAAGAAGAATATTACGATTATATTATTTCATTAAAACCAAGACGCGTATTATTTAATCCGGGTACTGAAAATCCAAAATTTTATGAAATCTTAAAACAAAATAATATTGAAATTGAAGTAGCTTGTACCTTGGTTTTATTGGCTACAAATCAGTATTAG